One Ictalurus furcatus strain D&B chromosome 25, Billie_1.0, whole genome shotgun sequence DNA window includes the following coding sequences:
- the clu gene encoding clusterin — protein sequence MRACWFLLGLSLLYISAECLLSPSTDDLKKISQLGEKYVDKEIENAINGVKKMKTVMERSEEDHKKFLSSLDETKKQKEDALKVAQEMEEKLNEEQSVCNETTQALWEECKPCLKNTCIKYYSRTCSSGSGLVGRQLEEFLNRSSPFSIWINGQNIDTLEKEDQQQRRHFQDLERRYTDVADGVDSIFVDSMKVFDHMRSLHQPGWFHRPSPIYRSLFHDPQFPDFHSMFQPMRQMTQDVFGSIGLYMGGDSNFPSEDGSVNEDVIITRPFGNDKMTCREIRRNSAGCIKLREECEKCKEIQHIDCSGKKPLEGPLKEDLEQALALAERFTKEYNNLLRRFEEEMFNTSKLLDMLRNQFSWVSSLANHTTSDDGIFKIQTIICKDTENPETPGDTSVSVKLFDEPEMSFTVPGEIPWTDPKFSEVVAQEALDRYKQNTIVVK from the exons ATGAGGGCGTGTTGGTTTTTGCTGGGCCTTTCTCTCCTCTACATCTCCGCTGAGTGTCTGCTTTCCCCCTCCACAGACGATCTTAAAA AGATCTCTCAGCTTGGAGAGAAATATGTGGATAAGGAGATTGAAAACGCCATTAATGGCGTAAAGAAGATGAAGACAGTGATGGAGAGGTCGGAGGAAGATCACAAGAAGTTCCTGTCATCgttggatgaaaccaagaagcaGAAAGAG GACGCTCTGAAGGTCGCacaggagatggaggagaagcTGAACGAGGAGCAGTCAGTGTGTAACGAAACCACACAGGCCCTGTGGGAGGAGTGTAAGCCGTGCCTGAAGAACACATGCATTAAATATTACTCTCGCACCTGCAGCAGTGGCTCCGGCCTGGTGGGTCGACAG CTGGAGGAGTTCCTGAACCGGTCCTCGCCTTTCTCCATCTGGATTAACGGTCAAAACATAGACACTCTGGAGAAGGAAGACCAGCAGCAGAGGCGGCACTTCCAGGATCTGGAGAGGCGCTACACCGACGTGGCTGACGGCGTGGACAGCATCTTCGTGGACAGCATGAAAGTATTTGACCACATGCGCTCCCTGCACCAGCCCGGATGGTTCCACAGACCCTCCCCCATTTACAGGTCCCTCTTCCATGACCCACAGTTCCCTGACTTCCACAGCATGTTCCAGCCTATGAGGCAGATGACTCAAGACGTCTTCGGATCGATCGGGTTGTACATGGGTGGTGATTCGAACTTTCCCTCTGAAG aCGGCAGCGTGAACGAAGACGTTATCATAACCAGACCGTTTGGGAACGATAAAATGACCTGCAGGGAGATTCGCCGCAACTCCGCCGGCTGCATCAAACTCCGAGAGGAGTGTGAGAAGTGCAAGGAGATCCAGCACATTG ACTGTTCTGGAAAGAAGCCTCTGGAAGGTCCGCTGAAGGAGGACCTGGAACAGGCTCTGGCGTTGGCCGAGAGATTCACAAAGGAGTACAACAATCTCCTGAGGCGCTTTGAAGAGGAGATGTTCAACACCTCGAAGCTGCTGGACATGCTGAGGAATCAGTTCAGCTGGGTGTCCTCGCTCGCCAATCACACGACCAGCGACGACGGTATCTTCAAAATCCAAACA ATCATCTGTAAGGACACCGAGAACCCTGAGACGCCAGGTGACACCAGCGTATCCGTCAAACTGTTTGACGAGCCAGAAATGAGCTTCACCGTGCCGGGAGAAATCCCCTGGACCGACCCGAAGTTCTCCGAGGTGGTGGCGCAGGAGGCTTTGGATCGCTACAAACAGAACACTAT AGTTGTAAAGTAA